Below is a genomic region from Nitrospirota bacterium.
TTGCCGATATACCGCAGCAGTGCTGCCAGCGCATAGAGAAATCGGCAAGCCCCCAGCCTCTCACAGTTGCGGTAAGGAAAACTGTTCAGTTTAAAAAACCGATGTTGTATGTTGTCGGCTGCAGGGTGAAGCATCCCAAATGGGGCGTAGGCGTTATAAGGGAATGTTACGGGGATGGAGATGAACAGAAAGTCATGGTAAATTTCCCGGTTATAGGAGTAAAGAGACTGGCTCTCAGATTTGCAAACCTTGAGAAGATATGAAAATATCTGTTGAATACATATCAAAACTTGCAAGGCTGTCAGTCTCCGGGAAAGAAAGGGAGGCTTTTAGCGCGCAGCTTCAGGGTATCCTGAGTTATATGGAAAAGCTCAATGAACTTGATACAAAAGATGTTGAACCGACTTCTCATGTAGTATCATTAAGCAACGTAATGCGCGACGATGTTCAGAGAGCTTCGATATCAAGGGAAGATGCGCTTGCGAATGCTCCTGACCGTACGGATAAATTTTACAGGGTGCCAAGGATAATAGAATGAAAAAAGTTAAGAGTTTAGAGTTGAGAGTTAAGAGTTGTAAGTTAAGAGTTATAAGTTTTTTAACTTTTAACTTTTCACTTTTAACTTTTCACTTGCCGGAGGCATTATGCTAAGGTGCATGCTCAGGGCGAAGATACACATGGCAAGTGTGACAGAGGCAAATCTCGAGTATGAGGGCAGCATCACCATAGATGAGGTTATACTCAAGAAAGCCGGAATCCTTCCCTATGAGCAGGTCATGATAAGCAACCTCAACAACGGCGAGAGGTTTGAAACTTATGTAATACCCGGCAGAAAAAATTCAGGCGTGATATGCCTGAACGGGCCTACGGCAAGAAAGGGCGCTGTCGGCGACAGGGTAATAATATTCTGCTACGGATACTTTGAAGACAAGGACATAAGAAAGTTCAAGCCCAGGATAGTCATCCTTGATTCAGGGAACAGGGCTGTAAGGGTTAAGTAGATCTGGGTGATGCCGGAATTTGAAACTATTTCTTCCAAGATGAAAATCCTCGTTACAGGCGGCGCGGGATATATCGGAAGCCATGTTGTAAAGGCATTGGGAGAGGCAGGGCATGCGATATTAACCTATGACAATCTCTCCACCGGTAACAAGTGGTCTGTTTTATATGGTGACTTGATAGCCGCTGACCTTTCCGACAAAGAAACGTTAAAGAAAACAATTGTCAAATTCAAGCCGGATGCCATTATGCATTTTGCCGCATCCATTGTTGTCCCTGAAAGTGTCAGATTGCCGCTTAAATATTATCAAAATAATACTGTAAATACCCTGAATCTTCTGGAAACTATGATAGCATGCGGCGCAAGAAACTTTATATTTTCATCTACTGCCGCTGTTTACGGGATACCGGAGACAATGCCGGTTAATGAGAGTGCGCCGATGAATCCTATTAATCCCTATGGCTCATCAAAAATGATGGTAGAAAAGATTTTGAGAGATATGCATCTGGCGGACAATGATTTTAATTATGTATCGTTGAGGTATTTTAATGCCGCAGGCGCTGATGGCGGGTGCAGAATAGGACAGGCATACAAAGAAGCAACGCATTTGATTACAAGGGCTCTGAAGACGGCCAAGGGAGAATTTCAGAAGTTGCAGGTCTTCGGGACAGATTATCCCACTACTGACGGAACTTGCATAAGGGATTACATCCATGTTGATGATATTGCGAATGCTCACATCCTCGCCCTCAAATATCTCTTAGACAAAGGCAAGAGTGAAGTCTTTAATTGCGGATATGGACACGGATATTCTGTTCGCGAGGTTATTGCTGCCTCTAAAAAAGTAACCGGCATTGACTTTGAAGTTGAGGAAACCGGCAGGAGAGAAGGAGACGCATCAACCTTGATTGCTGATAACACAAAAATAAAACAGAAACTTAACTGGAAGCCTAAATATGAGGACCTTGAATATATAATTAAGACTGCATGGAACTGGGAAAATAGTTATCGTGAAAAATACAGTTAACTAAGGAGGCCGTGTCTGTCTTTCGGCAAGCTTAAACTACCTTTATAAAAATGAAGATGGCAGTGCTATATATTAAGCCGTTCTGAGTTCCCATGCGGGGCTATTCGCTCCATTTCATTGCGACTTCAGCCCCTATTCTGATCGACCCGTGAATCTTGCCTCAATCCAACCTCAGCCTCCCTATCCCCTCAAAAATTTCTCTTGACAGAAAAATACTTTTTGCCATAAACTGAACATAGGTTCACATGAACAAGCGTTCAGGTATAGAGTCAAAAAAGAGAATCCTTGACGCCGCGATGAGGGTGTTCTCCGAGTACGGCTATGCGAAGGCAAATATGAGGATGATAGCAAAGGCTTCCGATATAAGCATCGGAGGGCTTTATCTTTATTTTAAAAACAAGGAAGACCTCTACCTGACTCTAATGAAAAGCAAAATGGATGACTTTGCCGTCAAGACAATGGAGTCGGTGAAAGATATTACAGACCCCGCAGAAGCGATAAGCACCTTCATGGCGATGACCCTTAATTATGCAAAAAAACATAAAGGGCTTATCCTCCTTCAGGGCAGGGAGCTTGGCTTTACGTTCGGCCTTGAGATGAAGAGAAAATTTTTCAAAAAGCAGAGAGGACTCATAGAGCATATTATCAGGCAGGGGATACGATCAGACATATTCCGAAAGGTAAATGTGCCGGAAACTGCCAGAATAATCTTCAGTGTCATAAGGGGTTTTGTTTTGAGTATCGTTGTAGAGCCTGATGCGCTTTTTTCGCCTGAAGAGTGCAGCAAGCTGCTGCTTAACGGCCTTCTGAAAAAGGAGTAAAACATGAAAAAGATTGTTTTTTCAGTGTTGTTTATTTTTTTATCGGCTGTAAATTGTTATGCAGTTGAATACAGCCTTGAAGACCTCTATAAAATTGCATTAGAACGTTCTGAGAGAATAAAAATATCAGAGGAAGACCTGTTCATTGCGCAGAAAGGGAAGGATAAAGCGGTGGCAGCGCTTATGCCAAAGCTCTCAGGTTTTGGAAATTATACGAGATATACGGAAGATAAATATTCTTCTTCAAACACGCTTATTCAGCCTGAAGATTCGAAATCATGGGGAGTGAGACTTGACCAGTCATTTTCACTGAGCGGAAGAGAGCTTACCGCTTTTAATATATCAAAGGGAAATATTGAGAAAAACAGATATGACCTCCATGCAGTCAAAGAGGAATACCTTCTTAGCGTTTCGGACGCCTATTATGGAGTGCTCAAGGCAAAGAAGGCTCTTGAGATTGCAAAGTCAAGCGTTGATAGATTAAAAAAGCACAGGGATGCTGCAAGTATAAGATTAAAAGTTGGTGAGCTGACAAAGACTGCGCTTTTGAGGGCAGAGGCAGAGTTGTCAGGCGCGCAATCCGAGGAGATAAAGGCAAAAAACGCACTGGAACTTGCAAGGGCTGTTCTTGCAAGGATTGTCGGCATTGCGAGGGATTTTGTTTTAAAAGACAGCCGGCAGCCTTCAGGTGACAACCTATTGTCTCCGGAACCGGACTTAGTGACTGTTAGCTGCCAGCCGGAACCAATGAACTGTTTTAAAACAATCGCTCTGTCAGAGCGGGTTGAACTTAAAGGACTTGAACTTCAGAAAAAAATCGGACAGGAACAGGTTAAATATACACAAGGCTCTCACTGGCCCACGCTTTCAATAGAAGGCGTTTATTCGAGAAAAGACGAAGACCCTGCTGCTTCAACTCTCAATAAAGAAAGCGCATACGGCGGTTTTAAGATAAGCATTCCGATTTTTGAGGGAGGGTTGAGGGATGCAGAAGTAAAAGAGGCAGAGGCAAAGCAGAGACAGGCAGCGCTTTTATATGAGGATAAAAAGAAGTCGATAGACATCGAGGTTGAAAGCGCCTATCTCGAACTGATAACTCAAAAGGGAATCATGGAAAAGTTCGGGGCACAGCTAACTTTTGCAGAGGACAACTATAAGGCTGTTTCAAAGCAGTTTGAATTCGGCCTTGCAAACAGCATTGATGTTATGGATGCAAACACACTTCTTGTCACAGCAGAGAGGCAATTGGCGGATGCAGGATATAACTATCAGTTGTCAGATTTAAGGCTGAAACGTGCGGCGGGAATACTGTTGAAGACAGTAAGCGGTAAACAGCAAACAGGAGGAAGAAGTGAGGAAGCTATTCTATAGACGTATAGGAGCGATTCAGTTATGAAAAAAATACTGTTATTATGCTGTTTGCTGTCCACTGTCTACTGTTTATTTTTTTTGTCTGCATGTTCAAGCAAGAAAGAACAACAACAGGAGAAAAAGCCCGTAGTGCCTGTGACAGTCGGCGCTGTGATTAAAAAGACGGTTCCTGTTCAGATCCGCGCAATAGGGAATGTTGAGGCATATTCAATAGTATCTGTAAAGGCGCGTGTTGGGGGCGATCTTACGCATGTTTATTTCAGAGAGGGTCAGGATGTTAATAAAGGCGATATGCTTTTCACGATAGACCCCCGGCTTTATAAGACGGCGCTTGACTCTGCCAAGGCTAATCTGGTTCGTGATACGGCATTGGCTAAAAAAGCCGATGAGGATTTACGCCGCTATACCGAGCTGTTACGCGATGAATTGGTCAGCCGTTCTCAGTATGAACAGATTTTTGCCAATGCTGAGGCGCTTAAGGCCACTGTGGAGGCGGATAAAGCGGTTGTAGAAAATGCGCGCTTGCAGGTTGAATACTGCACAATATACGCCCCCATCGCAGGCAGAACAGGCAGTCTCTTAGTGAATCAAGGGAATCTGGTTAAGGCAAATGACGATAAGCCGATGGTAATCATAAACCAGATACAGCCTGTATATATTAATTTTTCAGTGCCTGAGCAATACCTGCCTGAGATTAAAAAATACATGTCAGCAGGAAAATTAAATGTTGAGGTATTTTTGTCAAAGGAAGACAAAAAATCTTTTCATGGTGTTTTGTCTTTTATGGACAACACAGTGGATACCGCAACCGGCACAATCAAGCTTAAGGCAACCTTTAGTAATAAGGAAAAAGCCCTTTGGCCGGGGCAATTCGTCACGGTCCGAATGACTCTGTCAAACATACAGGATGCGGTAGTCGTTCCAACACAGGCAATACAGACAGGACAGCAGGGGCAATTCGTCTTTATTGTGAAAGATGGAACAGCGGAACTTCGACCGGTTACCGCGGGCATCACATATGAAGATGTAACGGTTATCGAAAAGGGACTATCAGCAGGTGATGAGGTGGTTACTGACGGCCAAATGCGCCTTATGCCAGGAGCAAAGGTAGAGATAAAAAACGCTCAGGGGCAAAAGAGCAATAGTCAGAAAGAATCTTCAAAAATCTCAAATCCTGCAAAAGATAAAGTGAAGTGAATATTTCAGACCTGTTTATAAAACGCCCTATTATGACCAGTCTGGTCATGCTGGCAGTGATGCTTTTCGGAATCTTTGCATACAGGATTTTACCGGTCAACGACCTGCCTAACATAGACTTTCCAACTATACAGGTTACCTCCAATCTGCCGGGAGCGAGTCCTGAGACTATGGCCAGCGCTGTCGCAACCCCGCTGGAGCGCCAGTTTTCGACGATTTCCGGCCTTGACGCAATGACATCTACCAATGGTCAGGGGATCTCGATTATCACGCTAAAGTTCGCTCTGGAGCGCAACATTGATGCCGCTGCCCAGGACGTCCAGGCGGCAATATCAATGGCTGCGCGCCAACTGCCACAGGATATGCCGAGTCCGCCTTCCTACAACAAGGTGAATCCTGCTGACCAGCCTGTTTTATATCTGGCGCTCAGCTCTCCGACCCTTCCTCTGTCGGATGTGAATGAGTTTGCCGATACAATTATCGCGCCGCGTATATCAATGATAAATGGTGTGGCGCAGGTTCTTGTTTACGGCTCGCAAAAGTATGCAGTGCGGGTTCAACTGGACCCTCAGACTCTCGCGAACCGTAAGATAGGCATAGATGAGGTTTCGTACGCTTTGGCACGGTGGAACATTAACCTGCCTACAGGCGGGCTTCAGGGAGACAAGCAGGCATTCACCATACAGGCTATAGGCCAACTTTACAATGCAGAGGCTTTTAAGCCGATGATAATAACGTACCGTGAAGGCTCGCCTGTTCGTCTGCAGGACATAGCCAAGGTCACCGACAGTGTGGAAAACGACAAAATTGCGGCTTGGTATAGCTCCGGAGGTAAATCCACAAGGGCTATTGTTCTAGCTATCCAGCGGCAGCCGGGCACGAACACTATAGAGGTTGTTGACAGCATAAAGAATCAAATCCCCGGTTTTCGCAGCCAGTTGCCGGGTAACGTTCAGCTTAACATTCTCTTCGACCGCACGGAATCTATCCGGGCGTCAGTGGCGGACGTCAAATTCACTCTGGTGCTTACAATTGCCATGGTTATTCTGGTAATTTTTCTTTTCCTTCGCAACCTGTCGGCCACCGTCATTCCAAGCCTTGCCCTGCCGCTCTCGATCATCGGTACGTTTGCGGCAATGTACGGACTGGGATTCTCGGTTAACAATATAACCATGATGGCTCTGACGCTGTCGGTGGGCTTTGTTGTAGACGACGCCATAGTCATGCTCGAAAACATTGTGCGCCACATGGAGCACGGCGAAAAGCCGATGGATGCGGCATTCAGGGGTTCAAAGGAAATAGGGTTCACTATCATCTCCATGACACTCTCACTGGTGGCGGTCTTCATTCCGGTTCTTTTTATGGCAGGGATGTTTGGAAGGATGTTGCATGAGTTCGCCGTGACTATCACGGTTTCAATACTGATTTCGGGCGCTGTTTCCCTAACTCTCACGCCAATGCTTTGCAGCCGTTTTCTCAAGCCGCAAACCGAAAAGCGGCATGGACGTTTGTACAATATTATGGAGCGGTTTTTCGAAGGTATGCGCAATTTTTATGAGAAGACCCTAAAGATAGTGCTTGCCCGGCGCCGTGCCGTGATGGTAATTACCGTGGTCATGGCAGTACTGACGGTCTGGCTTTTCACGAAGATGCCTACCGGTCTTCTTCCGTCTGATGACATCGGCGCTATATTCGCCATAACAGAAGGCGCGCAGGGTATCTCATTCGAGGACATGAAGAGGCACCAGCAGAAACTGGCGGAAATCGTGCTGGAGGATCCTAATGTTGAGGCTTTCATGTCGTCAGCCGGAGCGGGCGGAATGCGTGTCGGCTCCAACAGCGGTTTCATGTTCCTTAAACTTAAGCCTCGCCACGAACGCAAGCTTAATGCTGACCAGATAATCCAGGGGCTTCGGCCTAAGGTGATGGGAGTCCCGGGTGTTTTGATGTTTATGCAGAACCCGCCGCCTATCCGGCTTGAGGCGACTCTGTCAAAGGCGCAGTACCAGTTTGTGCTTCAAAGCCCGGAGACAGATGAACTTTATAAACATGCTTCTGACTTTGAGATGAAATTGCGCGGGCTTACGATGATTCAGGACGTGACCAGCGACCTGCAGATAAAGAATCCGCAGGTTAACCTTGAGATTGACAGGGATAGAGCAGCAGCCTTCGGCGTCACAGCACAACAGATTGAGGACTCCCTGTACTCTGCATATGGCGCAAGGCAGGTCTCAACAATATACTCTCCTTCAAACCAGTACAAAGTGATTATGGAGGTAGAGCCCCGGTACCGGATGGATCCGCCAGCGTTGAGCTTGCTATATGTCCGTGCGAATACAGGGCAGCTGGTTCCGCTGTACTCGCTGGCGACTCTCAAAAAAGGTCTCGGCCCTTTGTCTGTTAACCATCTTGGACAGATCAATGCCGTTACTATCTCATTTAACCTCAAGCCCGGCACCCCGCTGGGTGATGCTGTGACAGCAATAGAGAAAGAGGCTAAAGCCTTGCCGATATCCATTACCACCGGCTTTCAGGGAACTGCTCAGGTATATCAGGCTTCGACCAAAGGGCTTGCTATGCTTCTCATCCTCGCCATTGTTGTGATATACATTGTGCTCGGCATCCTGTACGAAAGTTACATCCACCCTCTGACCATTCTCTCAGGCCTGCCGTCAGCCGGTTTTGGAGCGCTCATCACTCTCTTAATATTTGGCAAAGACCTCAACCTGTATGCCTTTGTCGGTATTATCATGCTTATCGGCATAGTGAAGAAGAACGCAATCATGATGATAGATTTTGCGCTGGAGGCCCAGCGAAACGAGGGGAAAAAGCCGATGGACGCCATTTACGAAGGAGCCGTTATCCGTTTCAGGCCTATCATGATGACCACAATGGCGGCGCTTATGGGTACGCTGCCAATAGCAATCGGGTTCGGCGCAGGGGCGGAATCACGGCGTTCTCTCGGACTTGCCGTTGTCGGAGGGCTTTTGTTTTCACAGGTTATGACGCTTTATATAACGCCGGTTTTTTACATTTACATGGAGGCCTTTCAGAAGAATATTTCCGGCTGGTTTGGAAGAAAAAGGAATAAGGATAAAGAGATTCTCCACAGCGTAAACTGAATTACAGAGGATAAAAATGGAAGAGGGCAAAATATCACCAAATGGGAATCACAAAAAGAAGGCCATTGCCGCCTTTATTTTTGCCGGGATTTTAATCCTATGCATTATCGCAGGTTTCTTTTATGTCAGATATAAGAGCGCTCATATCACAACAGATGACGCCTTTATTGACGGCCGTATTCATACCATATCCTCTAAGGTGCAGGGGACAATAAAGAATATATATGTCAATGACAACCAGCTTGTAAGGAAGGGGGATATCCTTTTTGAGATAGATTCTGAAGATTACGGTCTGCGTACAAAAGAGGCATTATCAGGACTTGACGCTGAAAAGGCAAAGATATCTGAAATTAAATATAGGCTTCAAACAGCAAAACAGCAGTTCGAAGAGCTTAAAGCAGCACTTGGAGCTGCAAAAGCTAACCTTGAGCTTCAGGAAGCAAACATGAGGCAGGCAGATACGGATTTAAAAAGGGCGGAGAATCTCCTCAAAGAAGATATTATTCCGAAAGAAAAATACGAGAAGATAAAAACAGGATATGATGTTACATTTGCGCAGGTAAAGGCTGCCAGGGAAGAACTCAGCCAGGTGCAGGCTCGTCTTGAGACACAGAAGGCATTTATAAAACAGGTGGAGGCTTCTATTGAGCCGCAAAAGGCATTGGCAAAACAGAAAGAGGCGTCTCTTGGAACTGCAGAGCTTAACCTGAGTTATACAAGGGTTATTGCACCGGCTGACGGTTATGTGACTAAGAAATCAATAGAGCAGGGCAATCATATTCAGGCAGGACAGCCCTTGATGGCTGTTGTGCCGCTTGATGATATATGGATTACGGCAAACTATAAAGAGACTCAGCTTGCAAAGGTGAGGGTGGGCCAGAAGGTTGAGATTAAGGTTGATACATATACAGCCAAAAAATTCAGTGGCAGGGTTGAAAGCATTATGGCCGGCACAGGCGCTGTCTTTTCACTGTTCCCGCCGGAGAATGCAACAGGAAATTATGTCAAGGTTGTGCAGAGGATACCTGTAAAAATTATTCTTGATAAGGGGACTGACCCGGAGCGCATTTTAAGGATAGGGATGTCTGTTGAAGCGACAATAATTGTGGAAAAATGAATAAGTGGATTATTGCATTGACAGTAATGCTTCCAACGCTGATAGAGATTATCGACACCTCGGTTGTTAATGTCGCCCTGGATCATATCCGTGGAAGCCTCTCCGCAGGCATAGACGAATCAACCTGGACCATAACATCTTATCTTGTTTCTAACGCAATAATAATACCGATGACAGGATGGCTCAGCAGGTTCTTTGGAAGAAAGAGGTATCTGATTTTTTCTATATCATTATTCACCCTGAGTTCCCTGCTTTGCGGTTCTGCCTGGAGTCTTCAGAGCCTTGTGTTCTTCAGAATCCTTCAGGGCATCGGCGGCGGCGCTCTTCAGCCTATTTCCCAGTCTATACTCCTTGAGACCTTTCCGCAGAAGCAGCACGGCATGGCAATGGCAATATTCGGCGTGGGAATAATGTTTGGCCCTATTATCGGCCCTTTGCTTGGGGGCTGGATTACTGATAACTGGTCATGGAACTGGATATTCTTTATCAACATACCCATAGGCATAGTCTCAATCCTTATGACTGTATTCTTTATAACAGACCCGCCTTATATGAAGGGGATGAAGATGAAGATAGATTACTGGGGGCTTGCATTTCTTGCAATCGGACTTGGATGCCTCCAGATAGTGCTTGATAAAGGCCAGATGGAGGACTGGTTTTCATCAGGGTTTATTACATGGCTTACGATAATATCTGTGTCATCGCTCATTCTTTTTGTGATAATTGAGTTCTTTGCAGAGCATCCTATAGTTAATCTGAGAGCATTCAAGAACATTTCATTCAACGCCGGGAATGTTGTCATGTTCTTTGCGTTTTTCAATCTCTTCGGCAGCATTGTACTTCTGCCGATATTCCTCCAGACACTCATGGGCTATACCGCGACCCTTGCGGGAGTGGTGCTCGGTCCCGGAGGGATCGCAACTCTTATAGCGATGCCCGTGGCGGGAATGCTTGTGACAAAGATGAATCCTAAGATACTGCTCGGTTCCGGCATAATCATAGCCGCTTATTCCACTCATTTAATGTCCTTGTTTAATCTTAATGCGGATTTCAATACAATCATATGGCCGAGGGTGGTGCTCGGCGTCGGGATGGGTTTTCTCTTTATTCCGCTTACAACAATGACAATGGCAAATGTGAAAAAGGAGGATATGGCAAATGCATCGGCTATCTATAACCTCCTCAGGAATCTTGGCGGAAGCTTCGGCGTTGCATTTATCACAACCATGATTGCAAGGCGAGCGCAGTTTCATCAGGTGCGAATAGTGGAACATCTTACACCATTTGATACTGCTTATCAGGCGGCGTCTTCAAAGGCAGCCCAATTGTTTCAGTATAGAGGCGTTCCGGCGTCCGAGTCCGCTGATGCGGGACTGAGCGCCATCTATCATCAATTGCTCAGGCAGGCTTCCATGCTTTCCTTCAATGACGCTTTTTATCTGTTGGGTGTGCTTTTGGTCTGCACGCTTCCACTGGTATTATTTATGAAAACTGCAAAGGGAGGTTTAGTTCACGGAGATATGCATTAAATAAAAATGTATTTTTTGGGTTAAAATAAAAAGATGGAAACAGCAGTCATGAAAGGTAGGAGGTAAAATATGAGAAGAGTTATTTTAGCCCCGATATTATTGGGGCTCCTATTATTAGTTCTTCCTTACAGCGCAGGGGCTGAGGAGGCCATAAAAACGAGCGAGGTTCTCAATTTAAAAAGGTGTGTTGAAATCGCCCTGCAAAAACACCCTGACATCGTTGCTGCCACAGGCGAGGTGGAGGTAAATCAGAGCAGGATCGGCCAGGCAAAGGCAAATTATTATCCGCAGGTAGACCTGTCATCAGGCTACAAAAAGTATTCGCCTGTTTCCAAGACCTCAAATAATTCCCTTGATGAATATAAGAGCAGCGCAACGCTTAAACAGAACATCTTTGATTTTGGAAAGACCTCAGCCGAAGTGGACATCCAGACGCTGAACCGCGAGGCGACAACTTCAGACCTCAGGAATATAAAAGAAAGGGTAGTCTTAAATGTTAAACAGGCGTATTACGGATTATTACAGTCAAAACAGAACAGGGAGGTTGCCATGGAGACTGTTAAACAGTTTGATCAGCACCTTCAGCAGGCAAAAGGATTTTATGAAGCCGGCACAAAACCGAAATTTGATGTGACAAAGGCGGATGTGGATTTAAGCAATGCAAAGCTTAATCTTATAAAGGCGGAAAATGCCCTCAGGATATCAAAGGTTGTTCTTGACAATGCGATGGGCATGCCTAATGCTCCTGAATACACGATTGAAGACGCTCTTCTATATCAGAAATACAATATAACGCTCAAGGATGCGATTGATAAGGCATACGAGAATAGGCCGGATCTTAAGTCCGTAATCACAAAGAAGGCTGCTGCGGAGTCCTCCGTAGAACTTGCGAAAAAGGGATATTATCCCACATTGGCAGGCAATGCCGGTTATGACTGGTCAGGGGAAAAACTTCCGCTTC
It encodes:
- a CDS encoding aspartate 1-decarboxylase; protein product: MLRCMLRAKIHMASVTEANLEYEGSITIDEVILKKAGILPYEQVMISNLNNGERFETYVIPGRKNSGVICLNGPTARKGAVGDRVIIFCYGYFEDKDIRKFKPRIVILDSGNRAVRVK
- the gatC gene encoding Asp-tRNA(Asn)/Glu-tRNA(Gln) amidotransferase subunit GatC, whose amino-acid sequence is MKISVEYISKLARLSVSGKEREAFSAQLQGILSYMEKLNELDTKDVEPTSHVVSLSNVMRDDVQRASISREDALANAPDRTDKFYRVPRIIE
- a CDS encoding efflux RND transporter periplasmic adaptor subunit; amino-acid sequence: MKKILLLCCLLSTVYCLFFLSACSSKKEQQQEKKPVVPVTVGAVIKKTVPVQIRAIGNVEAYSIVSVKARVGGDLTHVYFREGQDVNKGDMLFTIDPRLYKTALDSAKANLVRDTALAKKADEDLRRYTELLRDELVSRSQYEQIFANAEALKATVEADKAVVENARLQVEYCTIYAPIAGRTGSLLVNQGNLVKANDDKPMVIINQIQPVYINFSVPEQYLPEIKKYMSAGKLNVEVFLSKEDKKSFHGVLSFMDNTVDTATGTIKLKATFSNKEKALWPGQFVTVRMTLSNIQDAVVVPTQAIQTGQQGQFVFIVKDGTAELRPVTAGITYEDVTVIEKGLSAGDEVVTDGQMRLMPGAKVEIKNAQGQKSNSQKESSKISNPAKDKVK
- a CDS encoding TetR/AcrR family transcriptional regulator, with protein sequence MNKRSGIESKKRILDAAMRVFSEYGYAKANMRMIAKASDISIGGLYLYFKNKEDLYLTLMKSKMDDFAVKTMESVKDITDPAEAISTFMAMTLNYAKKHKGLILLQGRELGFTFGLEMKRKFFKKQRGLIEHIIRQGIRSDIFRKVNVPETARIIFSVIRGFVLSIVVEPDALFSPEECSKLLLNGLLKKE
- a CDS encoding TolC family protein; the encoded protein is MKKIVFSVLFIFLSAVNCYAVEYSLEDLYKIALERSERIKISEEDLFIAQKGKDKAVAALMPKLSGFGNYTRYTEDKYSSSNTLIQPEDSKSWGVRLDQSFSLSGRELTAFNISKGNIEKNRYDLHAVKEEYLLSVSDAYYGVLKAKKALEIAKSSVDRLKKHRDAASIRLKVGELTKTALLRAEAELSGAQSEEIKAKNALELARAVLARIVGIARDFVLKDSRQPSGDNLLSPEPDLVTVSCQPEPMNCFKTIALSERVELKGLELQKKIGQEQVKYTQGSHWPTLSIEGVYSRKDEDPAASTLNKESAYGGFKISIPIFEGGLRDAEVKEAEAKQRQAALLYEDKKKSIDIEVESAYLELITQKGIMEKFGAQLTFAEDNYKAVSKQFEFGLANSIDVMDANTLLVTAERQLADAGYNYQLSDLRLKRAAGILLKTVSGKQQTGGRSEEAIL
- a CDS encoding HlyD family secretion protein, whose amino-acid sequence is MEEGKISPNGNHKKKAIAAFIFAGILILCIIAGFFYVRYKSAHITTDDAFIDGRIHTISSKVQGTIKNIYVNDNQLVRKGDILFEIDSEDYGLRTKEALSGLDAEKAKISEIKYRLQTAKQQFEELKAALGAAKANLELQEANMRQADTDLKRAENLLKEDIIPKEKYEKIKTGYDVTFAQVKAAREELSQVQARLETQKAFIKQVEASIEPQKALAKQKEASLGTAELNLSYTRVIAPADGYVTKKSIEQGNHIQAGQPLMAVVPLDDIWITANYKETQLAKVRVGQKVEIKVDTYTAKKFSGRVESIMAGTGAVFSLFPPENATGNYVKVVQRIPVKIILDKGTDPERILRIGMSVEATIIVEK
- the galE gene encoding UDP-glucose 4-epimerase GalE, which translates into the protein MKILVTGGAGYIGSHVVKALGEAGHAILTYDNLSTGNKWSVLYGDLIAADLSDKETLKKTIVKFKPDAIMHFAASIVVPESVRLPLKYYQNNTVNTLNLLETMIACGARNFIFSSTAAVYGIPETMPVNESAPMNPINPYGSSKMMVEKILRDMHLADNDFNYVSLRYFNAAGADGGCRIGQAYKEATHLITRALKTAKGEFQKLQVFGTDYPTTDGTCIRDYIHVDDIANAHILALKYLLDKGKSEVFNCGYGHGYSVREVIAASKKVTGIDFEVEETGRREGDASTLIADNTKIKQKLNWKPKYEDLEYIIKTAWNWENSYREKYS
- a CDS encoding efflux RND transporter permease subunit, whose translation is MNISDLFIKRPIMTSLVMLAVMLFGIFAYRILPVNDLPNIDFPTIQVTSNLPGASPETMASAVATPLERQFSTISGLDAMTSTNGQGISIITLKFALERNIDAAAQDVQAAISMAARQLPQDMPSPPSYNKVNPADQPVLYLALSSPTLPLSDVNEFADTIIAPRISMINGVAQVLVYGSQKYAVRVQLDPQTLANRKIGIDEVSYALARWNINLPTGGLQGDKQAFTIQAIGQLYNAEAFKPMIITYREGSPVRLQDIAKVTDSVENDKIAAWYSSGGKSTRAIVLAIQRQPGTNTIEVVDSIKNQIPGFRSQLPGNVQLNILFDRTESIRASVADVKFTLVLTIAMVILVIFLFLRNLSATVIPSLALPLSIIGTFAAMYGLGFSVNNITMMALTLSVGFVVDDAIVMLENIVRHMEHGEKPMDAAFRGSKEIGFTIISMTLSLVAVFIPVLFMAGMFGRMLHEFAVTITVSILISGAVSLTLTPMLCSRFLKPQTEKRHGRLYNIMERFFEGMRNFYEKTLKIVLARRRAVMVITVVMAVLTVWLFTKMPTGLLPSDDIGAIFAITEGAQGISFEDMKRHQQKLAEIVLEDPNVEAFMSSAGAGGMRVGSNSGFMFLKLKPRHERKLNADQIIQGLRPKVMGVPGVLMFMQNPPPIRLEATLSKAQYQFVLQSPETDELYKHASDFEMKLRGLTMIQDVTSDLQIKNPQVNLEIDRDRAAAFGVTAQQIEDSLYSAYGARQVSTIYSPSNQYKVIMEVEPRYRMDPPALSLLYVRANTGQLVPLYSLATLKKGLGPLSVNHLGQINAVTISFNLKPGTPLGDAVTAIEKEAKALPISITTGFQGTAQVYQASTKGLAMLLILAIVVIYIVLGILYESYIHPLTILSGLPSAGFGALITLLIFGKDLNLYAFVGIIMLIGIVKKNAIMMIDFALEAQRNEGKKPMDAIYEGAVIRFRPIMMTTMAALMGTLPIAIGFGAGAESRRSLGLAVVGGLLFSQVMTLYITPVFYIYMEAFQKNISGWFGRKRNKDKEILHSVN